The genomic stretch AAAAGTCAGTAAACTATCTGGGAAATAATTCTTTAGGATCTTTTCAGGGATTAAAAAGTGCCCTGGCAGACTTAAAAGCggccatttaaaataaattaataagcatTGCTTACGTGCCTAGCGTGGTCCAGAGTCAGCAGTAAGTTTCTGTTCAGATGAACTGCATTTTGCAGGTAGGAGGACAGCTGGGCGTCCGGAGGATGCTCTCCCCGCTGAGAAAGTTGTAGGCGGGGGTTCCTGGTTGGGTCTCTAGTGAGGGCCTGGgcacctccctccctgccagctgGGCTGCCCGCCTGCAGACTCGGCCCAGAGAGCCGTCTGTGTCCTTGTCCTTTGGTGTAGGCTCGGCCTCCGCTCTCCTGCCTGCCccgtcccagccctgccctcactcACCCCACCACTTGGGGCCCCGTGCCCGCCAGAacccctgtctccctcccccagtGTCCTCTGTGAGGCAGCCCAGCAGGACTCTCTCTCCCGGGGCCCCAGGGACTCACCGCGGGGCGCTTTCGTCGCAGGAGTCACGGTGAAGCGCCTGTCGCCTGGGTCCCGTGGTGGCCTCCCCAGAGCCCCTCGGGCCACGCTCCAGCCTTCCCGTTGGTCATTTGTCCCACCTGCTCGTCCCCCGCAGGTCCCTCCAGCTACAAGGTGGGCACCATGGCTGAGAAATTCGACTGCCACTACTGCAGGGACAACCTGCAGGGAAAGAAGTACGTGCAGAAGGACGGCCACCACTGCTGCCTCAAGTGCTTCGACAAGTTCTGCGCCAACACGTGCGTGGAGTGCCGCAAGCCCATTGGCGCCGACTCCAAGGTAGCGGCcgtgggggcgggcggggctaAGGGTGGACCTGGACGGGGCACCGGCCCTTCCGCTCGGGCTCTGGTGTGAGGGACCATGTCGTCTTGACGGGACGCCCCGCTCACGGCGTCCGGCCCCCTGCTTGGTTCCCAGGAGGTGCACTACAAGAACCGCTACTGGCACGACACCTGCTTCCGCTGCGCCAAGTGCCTCCGCTCCTTGGCCAATGAGACCTTCGTGGCCAAGGACAACAAGATCCTGTGCAACAAGTGCACCACTCGGGAGGACTCCCCCAAGTGCAAGGGCTGCTTCAAGCCGATCGTGGCAGGTACCGGCCGCACTCAGCCCCGGGGCAGCCAGGGAGGAGGCCCTGGGGGCAGACGTGGCGTGGGGTTGCTTGCGGTGATGGGGCTGGTGCTGCTGGGAGCCGCGGCTGGAGTTCAGCGTATATATGcacgcatatatatatacacgtata from Phocoena phocoena chromosome X, mPhoPho1.1, whole genome shotgun sequence encodes the following:
- the FHL1 gene encoding four and a half LIM domains protein 1 isoform X4; protein product: MASHRHSGPSSYKVGTMAEKFDCHYCRDNLQGKKYVQKDGHHCCLKCFDKFCANTCVECRKPIGADSKEVHYKNRYWHDTCFRCAKCLRSLANETFVAKDNKILCNKCTTREDSPKCKGCFKPIVAGDQNVEYKGTVWHKDCFTCSNCKQVIGTGSFFPKGEDFYCVTCHEAKFAKHCVKCNKGLVKAPVWWPMKDNPGTTTASTAKNAP
- the FHL1 gene encoding four and a half LIM domains protein 1 isoform X5; the encoded protein is MAEKFDCHYCRDNLQGKKYVQKDGHHCCLKCFDKFCANTCVECRKPIGADSKEVHYKNRYWHDTCFRCAKCLRSLANETFVAKDNKILCNKCTTREDSPKCKGCFKPIVAGDQNVEYKGTVWHKDCFTCSNCKQVIGTGSFFPKGEDFYCVTCHEAKFAKHCVKCNKGLVKAPVWWPMKDNPGTTTASTAKNAP